The genomic DNA tcatctcggttttaaaggatttcccccttatccttaagctgtgacccccttgtcctggacttccccaacatcgggaacaatcttcctgcatctagcctgtccaaccccttaagaattttgtaagtttctataagatcccctctcaatctcctaaactctagagagtataaaccaagtctatccagtctttcttcataagacagtcctgacatcccaggaatcagtctggtgaacccgtctctgcactccctctatggcaataatgtctttcctcagattaggagaccaaaactgtacgcaatactccaggtgtggtctcaccaagaccctgtacaactgcagtagaacctccctgctcctagactcaaatccttttgctatgaaagctaacataccgttcgctttcttcactgcctgctgcacctgcatgcctaccttcaatgactggtgtaccatgacacccaggtctcgctgcatctccccttttcccaatcggccaccatttagataatagtctgctttcctgtttttgccaccaaaatggataacctcacatttatccacattatactgcatctgccaagcatttgcccactcacccagcgtatccaagtcaccttgcagtctcctagcatcctcctcacagctaacactgccccccagcttagtgtcatccgcaaacttggagatattgccttcaattccctcatccagatcattaatatatattgtatataccgAGAGCCTGTTTGTTCACTCGTCActgtgactaatgaaggccaaagcTGTGTTGGCGTGGGGACCTTGGAGTTTGTACGAGGGGGAGATAAGGAGAGGAGGATTCGAGGCATCATGAGGACAGGTTCCTGAAAGTCACGGCCAAAGACTGGCGGAGATTGTCAGAGATCTGACTTGGGGAAAGTATCGGGCCGCAAGGATTTGAACGCTGAGATTCTACATGGAGGGACTGAGAGGTATTCTTGTTCTAGGCTTCATTGcaagatatatgtgtgtgtgtgtgtgtgtgtgtgtgtgtgtgtgtgtatatatgtatgtatatatatatgtgtgtatatatatatgtgtgtatatatatatatatgtgtatatatatgtatatatatatgtgtgtgtatatatatgtgtgtatatatatgtgtgtatatatatgtgtgtatatatagatgtgtgtgtatatatatgtgtgtatatatatatgtgtgtgtgtgtatatatatatatatgtgtgtgtatatgtgtgtatatatatatgtgtgtgtgtgtgtatatatgtgtgtgtgtatgtgtatatgtgtgtgtgtatatatgtgtgtgtgtatatatatatgtgtgtgtatatatatatgtgtgtgtgtgtgtatgtatgtgtgtgtgtatgtgtatgtatgtgtgtgtgtgtgtgtgtatgtgtgtgtgtgtgtgtatatatgtatatatatatatatatatatgtgtgtgtgtatatatatgtgtgtgtgtatgtgtatatatatatatgtgtgtgtgtgtgtgtgtgtatatatatatatgtgtgtgtgtgtgtgtgtgtgtatatatatatatatgtgtgtgtgtgtatatatatgtgtgtgtgtgtgtgtgtgtgtatatatatgtgtgtatatacgtatgtgtgtgtatgagatgctgcctgtcctgctgagttactccagcactctgtgtgtttgtGGGGGTTAATCCAGCACCAGTAAttccattattgccatagagggagtacagagaaggttcaccagactgattcctgggatgtcaggactgtcttatgaagaaagactggatagacttggtttatactcgctagaatttaggagattgagaggggatcttatagaaacttacaaaattcttaaggggttggacaggctagatgcaggaagattgttcccgatgttggggaaagtccaggacaaggggtcacagcttaaggataaagggggaaatcctttaaaaccgagatgaggagaacttttttcacacagagagtggtgaatctgtggaactctctgccacagagggtagttgaggccacacagttcattggctatatttaagagggagttagatgtggcccttgtggctaaagggatcagggggtatggagagaaggcaggtacgggatactgagttggatgatcagccatgatcatattgaatggcgaatggtgcaggctcgaagggccgaatggcctctactcctgcacctaatttctatgtttctatgaatctatgtttctatgttcctcccTGTATCAGGCTGGGACCTCGTGTACAGGTGACTCACTCGGCAAGCATTAACTTGTTGACTTAGACGTGGATATCAGTTGGATGAGATCGTGTCGGCAAACATCATCCGATCCCTCTATTGCTGTTGtgacagcctctctctctctctctctctctctctcagagggcggtggaggccggttctctggagagaattctttcaagagagagctagatagggctcttaaagatagcgagagagagtcaggggatatggggagaaggcaggaacggggaactgattggggatgatcagcacaatggatacattgaatggcgaatgactGGTGGAGGCTGGGAAGGGGCCGACAATTCCACTCTACTCCTGAACCTGAAAGGGGTTCTgttgagaggaggagagaggcgaggagaggggagggagaggagagggaggagaggagaggagaggagaggagagaggggagagcctTCTCAGAGgtcgagagaggagagggggagagaggaggaggggatgggagtccagggagaggagggagagagaggagaggggggggagagtgacttTGATctaggaggaaggggggagaggagagggagagggaggagaggagaggagaggagaggaggaggagagggaggaggagcaggagagaggagaggggaggagaggggggaggtggagacgAGTACAggaggcgagggagagagagagagaatctctCAACCCAAAAAATGCTGCTGGATCGGGCgaatggccttcatctgtcagggttctctcttctcctctctcctctctctctctctctctctctctcatcgctAGAAGGTGGGGAGTAgttggaggtggagagagaggggagggagaggctctctccacctccatccttgcctctcTAGAGCAGCTTGATTTTTCTTGAACGATTTCGTGTTCTGTTACCTAAATGACAGAATGCTCTAAAAaaactctctctcctttcttctctctgctttatcttcctctctctctctctctcccctctctctctctccatatatccctctccccatctctctctctccctctccctctctctctccctctttatttctcatccgctctctctctctctctcctctctctctctctctctctctctctctctctctctccctcatctctctctctccctcccccctctctctcctctctctctctagagaGAGAAACGTTGACTTTAATGACCTTTTTCCTTGCCTGCAATCAAAGCTAGGAGCTCCTGGTAGACTTTCTGTAGTGGTGGAAATTATCCCTCATTAAGAACGCCAGTCTGTTCAACCTATTTCCCCAAGGAGCCAATTCACTGTTCCTGCTTCTCTCATCGGTCCTCTCTCCTAAAATCATTGGGTTGCCTCAATTCCTCTTAGCAATCTCCCTTCCAGCACCCTCCTCCAACCTCTCTCTCTACGGAGAGAAATCTGACGGAAGGCCTCATTTATCATGTCCGAGGACCTGTAACAGACTTGGTAAGGCATCTTCAAGCTTCAATGCTAGGAGCAGACCTCCTCTCTAGGCAATCTTCTGTCTGGTGGAGAATTATTTCTCAATCGCAGGGCAATCCTAAGGACAGAGAGGGGCAAAGACTTATGGGATTCACAGGAAACTCTTCCGTCGCAATCTCGCTCTGgagctctctctctttctgaaaGTGTGGGGGAGGCTCTCCCCAGTCCCTTCACAGCTCTctcctccaggacaaggggtctctTAAGATCTGACTCTCTCCACCTCAggtcatggctatatttaagagccaatCTCCCTCTCTCAGGGAGGTTCTTAGCACTGGGCTCCCCCCTCgcttctcctcacctctccttctcGTGCGTTAAAAATAAGGGGAGTTTCTCCTCTCcgtctcctctctcccattcctctctctctctcctccctatcctctctctctcctctctctctctctctctctctctctctctctctctctcctccctctctctctctcctctctctctctctctttctctctctctctctctctctctctctctctctatctcttcctctctctcctctctctatctctctctctctctcttcctctctctctctctcctctctctcgatctcccccctcctccccttctcccccctcccccccctcccatagcTCTTCCCCTCTATTTTAAggaccctccctcctctctctctccctctctgtgctgCCCCCAAGGTACTAATCACTTTAAGACCGTTTGCTTCACATCACAGCTAGGAGCgcctgggaaggggggggagatagagactTTCTGTGTGGTGGAAGGAACGAACAAACGTCTGCAAAAGGATCGTTAAGTGGTGTTCTGTGATTTCCCAGTATTGAGTTACATGGTATTCTTAGTGGTGATGTATGCGTGAAAGAATGACCAGAAAGTCTTTAACGAAAAGTTACTGGGGTTGCCTCAAttcagtttagcaattcaatattcatttcttagcactgggcgggggggaggggcggggaatGTTGTCGAAGTGCGTTTTTTTTGTGTTCATCCCTGtatacattccctctctctctccctctccccccgccaGCCTCCGCAGCCCCGTACACCCCGTCGATGGACACCCGCACCATGTTCCTGCTGCTCCACTCGGTCACGGAGGACAACGCCCGCTACTTCCGGCAGCAGCGCTCGGAGCCGGCGCGCCGCTTCGCAGCGGCGTTCTCCCGGCTGCAGGAGGACGGCCGCGGGCTGCAGCCGCTGCTGGCCGCCATGGCCCCCCACTTCTCCGCCCACGACCTGGACCTGGCCACCCCCGCCAACGGCTACCGCAGCCTCAGCAAGGTGGTGCGGCGGTGCGTAATGCACGCCGTCCACAAGTCCCGCTACGTGGCCGCCAGCCGCCGGAGCGTCTTCTTCCGCGCCGGCCACAACCTGATGGAGGTGGAGGCGTACAGCTCGGCGCTGAGGCAGCTGCGGGCTCTCGTCTACTTCGCCCACAGTCTCCTCGCCGCCAACCGGCACGGGGACCTGTTCTTCAGCGACCACGAGCGCGGCCTCTCCGACGAGTTCCTACGCGAGTCCAATACCATGCACAAGGGCTGCTTCTACGGGCGGTGTCTCGGATTCCAGGTGAGTTACCTGCCGATACCTGCCGAACCCACTCATACAAGTGTTTCCCTGCCGACCCCACTCATACAAGTGTGTCGGCTTCCAGGAGGGTCAGAATCCAGGTGTGTGTATCCAGGTGTATTACCTGCCGATCCCACTAATACAGGTGTGTGTTACCTACCGACCCCACTCATACAAGTGTGTCTGCATCCAGGAGGGTCAGAATCCAACTATCAGAATCGAAGAttacacaaaagagctggagaaactcagtgggtgcagcagcatctatggagcgaaggaaataggcaacgtttcgggccgaaacccttcttcagactgatcggggcagggggggggtggggacaagaaaaggaaaaggaggagtagcccgaaggctgggggatgggaggagacagcaggggagctgaggaaggggaggagacagcaaggactaacaaaattgggagaattcgatgttcatgcccccaggatgcagactccccaaacggaatatgaggtgctgttcctccaatttctggtgctgctcgctgtggccatggaggagacccaggacagagaggtcggaggcggagtgggagggggagttgaagtgctgagccaccgggaggtcagcttggttattgcggaccgagcggaggtgttcggcgaaacgatcgcccaacctccgcttggtctcaccgatatagatctgctgaaatctagagcagcggacgcaatagatgaggttggaagagatgcaggtaaacctctgtcgcacctggaacgactgcttgggtccttgaacggagtcgaaggggggaggtaaatggacaagtgttgcatctcttgcggttatcAGGTAACACACCTGTATCAGAATCCAGGTGTGTTACCTGCCGACCCCACTCATACAGGTGTGTCGGCATCCAGGTGTGTGTATCCAGGTGTGTTACCTGCCGATACCACTCATACAGGTGTGTCGGCATCCAGGTGTGTCGGCATCCAGGTGTGTCTGCATCCAGGTGTGTTACCTGCTGATCCCACTCATACAGGTGTGTCGGCATCCAGGTGTGTCAGAATCCAAGTGTTTCAGAATCCAGGTGTGTTACCTGCCGAACCCACTCATACAAGTGTGTCTGCATCCAGGTGTGTGTATCCAGGTGTGTTACCTGCCGAACCCACTCATACAAGTGTGTCGGCTTGCAGGTGTGTCAGAATCCAACTGTATCAGAATCCAGGTGTGTTACCTGCCGAACCCCACTCATACAGGTGTGTCGGCTTCCAGGTGTGTGTATCCAGGTGTGTTACCTGCCGAACCCACTCATACAGGTGTGTCGGCCTCCAGGTGTGTCAGCATCCAGGTGTGTTACCTGCCGAACCCACTCATACAGGTGTGTTGGCATCCAGGTGTGTCAGCATCCAGGTGTGTTACCTGCCGATCCCACTCATACAGGTGTGTCGGCTTCCAGGTGTGTGTATCCAGGTGTGTTACCTGCTGAACCCACTCATACAAGTGTGTCTGCATCCAGGTGTGTGTATCCAGGTGTGTTACCTGCCGATCCCACTCATACAGGTGTGTCGGCTTCCAGGTGTGTGTATCCAGGTGTGTTACCTGCTGAACCCACTCATACAAGTGTGTCTGCATCCAGGTGTGTGTATCCAGGTGTGTTACCTGCCGATCCCACTCATACAGGTGTGTCGGCTTCCAGGTGTGTGTATCCAGGTGTGTTACCTGCCGAACCCACTCATACAAGTGTGTGCATCCAGGTGTGTCAGAATCCAGGTGTGTTACCTGCCGAACCCACTCATACAGGTGTGTCAGCTTCCAGGTGTGTTACCtgccgacatagaaacatagacaataggtgcagcagaagaggccattcggcccttcgagcctgcaccattcgccattcaatatgatcacggctgatcatccaactcagtatcccgtacctgccttctctccataccctctgatccctttagccacaagggccacatcttactccctcttaaatatagccaatgaactgtgtgtggcctcgactaccttctgtggcagagaattccacagattcaccactctctgtgtgtgggaaaaaaatgttattctcatctcatctcggttttaaaggatttcc from Leucoraja erinacea ecotype New England unplaced genomic scaffold, Leri_hhj_1 Leri_1656S, whole genome shotgun sequence includes the following:
- the LOC129716079 gene encoding LOW QUALITY PROTEIN: hormone-sensitive lipase-like (The sequence of the model RefSeq protein was modified relative to this genomic sequence to represent the inferred CDS: deleted 1 base in 1 codon), translated to MDTRTMFLLLHSVTEDNARYFRQQRSEPARRFAAAFSRLQEDGRGLQPLLAAMAPHFSAHDLDLATPANGYRSLSKVVRRCVMHAVHKSRYVAASRRSVFFRAGHNLMEVEAYSSALRQLRALVYFAHSLLAANRHGDLFFSDHERGLSDEFLRESNTMHKGCFYGRCLGFQFSPSIRPFLQTISIGLVSFGENYRKHESKLGIAATSIFTSGKYAIDPELRGAEFERLTQVTDTIAMPLAVDPTLTVAITPPVAHCGPGPVQMRLISYELRDGQVPACASTPHRTPRCPVPHRTAP